In Odontesthes bonariensis isolate fOdoBon6 chromosome 20, fOdoBon6.hap1, whole genome shotgun sequence, a genomic segment contains:
- the chst2b gene encoding carbohydrate sulfotransferase 2 has translation MRGKQYHQPLKLTAPWEKDAGFGRKLKTYRNHTKIIAQPGIVMKVLRRKRIVLFMAYFLLLVLTMLNLANYKWTKEPQQCNHQMRSATYQSRSDIRFLYRPSLAKKRQLVYVLTTWRSGSSFFGELFNQNPEVFFLYEPMWHIWQKLYPGDAVSLQGAARDMLSSLYRCDLSVFQLYNSPGGKNFTSLGLFGATLNKVVCSYPLCSAYRKEVVGMVDDKVCKKCPPQSLRLLEEECLKYSTIVIKGVRILDVNVLAPLMEDPSLDLKVIHLVRDPRAVANSRIKSRHGLIRENLQVVRSRDPKLRRIPFVDPGHKANKKDGSDYHSIGAMEVICDRTSRTLRTALNPPSWLKGKYMAVRYEDLVENPVKTLRNIYRFANLTTNQDIESFALNMTSGPSSSSKPFIVSSRNATQAASAWRTVLSIQQIKQVEDYCHHAMSVLGYERVRTAGEAKDLTKSLLTRSKL, from the coding sequence ATGAGAGGCAAACAATATCATCAACCACTGAAGTTGACAGCGCCTTGGGAGAAGGATGCTGGCTTCGGGAGGAAGCTTAAAACCTACAGGAATCATACCAAGATAATAGCACAACCTGGGATCGTGATGAAAGTTCTCCGCAGGAAGAGGATTGTGTTGTTTATGGCCTACTTCTTGCTGTTGGTCCTCACCATGCTGAACTTGGCTAATTATAAATGGACTAAAGAGCCACAGCAGTGTAACCATCAGATGAGGAGCGCCACTTATCAGAGCAGATCTGACATTCGCTTTCTATACAGGCCCTCTTTGGCTAAAAAGAGACAGCTCGTGTATGTTCTGACCACCTGGAGGTCAGGCTCCTCCTTTTTCGGGGAGCTTTTTAACCAAAATCCTGAAGTGTTCTTCTTGTATGAGCCAATGTGGCACATCTGGCAGAAACTGTACCCTGGTGATGCAGTGTCTTTACAAGGGGCAGCAAGAGACATGCTGAGCTCCTTGTACCGCTGTGATCTGTCTGTTTTCCAACTTTACAACAGCCCTGGAGGCAAGAACTTTACCTCTTTAGGACTATTTGGGGCCACCCTGAACAAAGTGGTATGCTCTTATCCCCTCTGCTCAGCCTACAGGAAAGAGGTGGTGGGGATGGTGGATGATAAGGTGTGCAAAAAGTGCCCCCCTCAAAGCCTTAGACTGTTGGAGGAGGAGTGCCTAAAATATAGCACCATAGTCATTAAAGGAGTACGGATTCTGGATGTAAATGTCTTGGCCCCTCTCATGGAGGATCCGTCCTTGGATTTGAAGGTGATACACTTGGTCAGAGACCCGCGGGCAGTTGCCAACTCCAGGATCAAATCCAGACACGGCCTAATAAGGGAGAATTTACAGGTGGTCCGCAGCAGGGACCCCAAACTTCGTCGGATACCCTTTGTGGATCCTGGTCACAAAGCGAACAAGAAGGATGGCTCTGACTATCACTCCATCGGAGCCATGGAGGTGATTTGTGACCGTACCTCCAGGACTTTGAGGACTGCCTTAAACCCACCGAGCTGGCTGAAGGGGAAGTACATGGCGGTCCGGTACGAGGACCTGGTCGAAAACCCAGTCAAGACCCTGAGGAACATCTACCGCTTTGCCAACCTCACCACCAACCAAGACATTGAGTCGTTTGCACTGAACATGACCAGTGGCCCCAGCTCCTCCTCGAAGCCATTTATAGTCTCCTCCAGGAACGCCACACAAGCTGCTAGTGCATGGAGAACAGTGCTGAGCATTCAGCAGATCAAACAAGTGGAAGACTACTGCCACCACGCCATGTCTGTTCTTGGGTACGAACGAGTGAGAACAGCTGGTGAGGCCAAGGACTTGACTAAATCCCTACTGACACGCTCCAAACTGTGA
- the trpc1 gene encoding short transient receptor potential channel 1 has translation MAALYQGTDASSPDKFLALKDVREVKEETTLDEKLFLLACEKGDYYMVKKLLEENRHGELNINCVDVLGRDAVTITIENENLDILQLLLEHGCQATDALLVAIDSEVVGAVDILLNHRPRRASKPSIAKLMQRIQNPEYSTTMDVAPVILAAHRNNYEILTMLLKQDISLPRPHAVGCECTLCNAKNKKDSLRHSRFRLDIYRCLASPSLIMLTEEDPILRAFELSTDLKELSLVEVEFRNDYEELAKQCKMFAKDLLAQARNSRELEVILNHTSNEDHLDKRGLLEERMNLSRLKLAIKYNQKEFVAQSNCQQFLNTVWFGETASYRRKHTCLKIATVLSVAILWPLLSICYLLVPRSRVGQIIHTPFVKFIIHSASYLTFLLLLNLYSLVYNEGKKNTMGPAPEMVDYLLILWIIGMVWSDVKRLWYEGLEDFLEESRNQLSFVMNSLYLATFALKIVAHSKFKKEQAERKNWDAFHPILVAEGLFAFANVLSYLRLFFMYTTSSILGPLQISMGQMLQEFGKFLGLFLLVLFSFTIGLTQLYGRDHKDPFKKTPKDCEGIFCQQQSNDAFHTFMGTCYALFWYIFSLAHVALFVTRINYTEELRSFVGAMIIGTYNIVVVIVLTKLLVAMLHKSFRQIANHEDKEWKFARAKLWLSYFDDKCTMPPPFNVLPSPKTVCYLVTSSSKWICSHTTKGKMKRQNSLKEWKNLKQKRDENYQKIMCCLVHRYLTSTRQKMQSTDQATVENLNDLRQDLSKFRNEMRDLLGFRTSKYAMFYPRN, from the exons ATGGCAGCTCTGTACCAAGGCACCGACGCCTCCTCTCCGGACAAATTTCTGGCCTTGAAGGACGTGAGAGAAGTGAAGGAGGAAACGACGCTGGACGAGAAGCTCTTTCTGCTGGCATGCGAGAAAG GTGACTACTACATGGTGAAGAAGCTGCTCGAGGAGAACCGACACGGCGAGCTCAACATCAACTGCGTAGATGTGCTGGGCCGAGACGCTGTGACCATCACCATTGAGAACGAGAATCTGGACATCCTGCAGCTCCTACTGGAGCATGGCTGCCAG GCAACAGATGCCTTGTTGGTGGCCATAGACTCAGAGGTGGTGGGAGCTGTAGACATCCTTCTCAACCACAGGCCAAGGCGAGCTTCAAAGCCCTCTATTGCT AAACTGATGCAGCGGATCCAGAACCCAGAGTATTCCACCACCATGGACGTGGCTCCAGTCATCCTGGCAGCACACAGAAACAACTACGAGATCCTGACCATGCTGCTCAAACAGGACATCTCTCTTCCCCGGCCTCATGCCGTAGGCTGCGAGTGCACGTTGTGCAACgctaaaaacaaaaaggacaGCTTACGACACTCCAG ATTCCGCCTTGACATTTACCGCTGCCTGGCCAGCCCCTCCCTCATCATGCTGACCGAGGAGGATCCAATACTCAGAGCGTTTGAGCTGAGTACAGACCTAAAGGAGCTCAGCCTGGTAGAGGTGGAGTTCAG GAACGACTATGAGGAGCTGGCAAAACAGTGCAAGATGTTTGCCAAGGACCTGCTGGCTCAGGCTCGAAACTCTCGAGAGCTGGAGGTGATTCTCAATCACACATCCAACGAGGATCATCTTGACAAGAGAGGCCTGCTGGAGGAGCGAATGAATCTCAGCCGACTTAAACTCGCAATCAAGTACAACCAAAAAGAG TTTGTGGCTCAATCCAACTGTCAGCAGTTCCTCAACACCGTCTGGTTTGGGGAGACAGCGAGCTATAGGCGCAAACACACCTGTCTAAAGATAGCCACGGTTCTGAGTGTGGCCATACTTTGGCCGCTGCTCTCCATCTGCTACCTGCTGGTGCCACGCTCCCGAGTCGGCCAGATAATCCACACGCCGTTTGTTAAGTTCATCATCCACAGCGCCTCCTACCTCaccttcctcctgctgctcaaCCTGTACTCTCTGGTCTACAACGAGGGCAAGAAAAACACAATGGGCCCCGCACCTGAGATGGTTGATTACCTCCTCATCCTCTGGATCATAG GAATGGTGTGGTCGGACGTGAAGCGTCTGTGGTACGAAGGGCTGGAAGACTTCCTGGAAGAGTCTAGGAACCAGCTGAGCTTTGTGATGAATTCACTGTACCTAGCCACCTTTGCCCTCAAAATTGTTGCCCATAGCAAG TTCAAAAAAGAGCAGGCAGAGAGGAAGAACTGGGATGCCTTCCATCCCATCCTGGTGGCTGAGGGCCTGTTTGCCTTTGCCAATGTTCTGAGTTACCTGCGACTCTTCTTCATGTACACGACCAGCTCCATTTTGGGGCCACTACAG ATCTCCATGGGTCAGATGCTGCAGGAGTTTGGCAAGTTTCTGGGCCTCTTCCTGCTTGTGTTATTCTCTTTCACCATTGGACTCACCCAGCTCTATGGAAGGGACCACAAAGACCCTTTCAAGAAAACACCCAAGGACTGTGAGGGCATCTTCTGCCAGCAGCAGAGCAACGATGCATTCCACAC GTTTATGGGGACCTGTTATGCCTTGTTCTGGTACATCTTCTCCCTGGCGCATGTTGCACTTTTCGTGACCCGTATCAACTACACAGAGGAGCTGCGCTCTTTTGTCGGTGCCATGATAATAGGCACCTACAACATCGTGGTTGTTATCGTGCTGACCAAGCTGCTTGTGGCCATGCTCCACAAAAGCTTCAGACAAATTGCT AATCACGAGGATAAGGAGTGGAAGTTTGCACGGGCCAAACTCTGGCTTAGCTACTTTGATGACAAGTGTACTATGCCTCCACCGTTTAATGTCCTCCCCTCGCCAAAGACTGTTTGCTACTTGGTGACCAGCTCAAGCAAGTGGATCTGTTCACATACTACTAAGGGCAAGATGAAAAGACAGAATAGCCTTAAG GAGTGGAAGAACCTGAAGCAGAAGCGTGATGAGAACTATCAGAAGATCATGTGTTGTCTGGTTCACCGCTACCTGACGTCCACGAGACAGAAGATGCAGAGCACTGACCAGGCCACGGTTGAAAATCTAAATGACCTGCGCCAAGACCTTTCCAAGTTCCGCAATGAGATGAGAGACCTGCTGGGCTTCCGGACGTCCAAATACGCAATGTTCTACCCAAGGAACTAG